Within the Onychostoma macrolepis isolate SWU-2019 chromosome 14, ASM1243209v1, whole genome shotgun sequence genome, the region ACCTTGAGCCTGTGATTTTGGGTGGAAGAATTTCTGTGCACCCATTTCACAGTTGGACAGACATTCACATTCGCAACATAACAGAACTGCAGGAAGATTCTTTGGCCAGCCACCAAAACTTAACCTAaattactgatgtcacatgcaatattaaacaaatgcatGTTGGTCGAAGGCACACAAGCAATCTAAGGGACGTGCAAAACCAACACTGTTTTGAATACCAGAGTAATGGGATATGTTTTCGTAGacacaacaacagcaacatacTTGGAGGGGCATGCTGCATCTAGTCCTCATCAGTGTGCTTGCGTAGCGCTGGCGCAGAGTCATGCCTCCACACAGAGCAGTACCAGCATGTGTCAGAATGGTCACAGAGTCTGCACTGAACTCAACAAACACGCATTTCACTACACTCCAGCAGACGTAACCTTCCTGGAATCTTGTCAGGGttttttttcactgtttatttttatttgaatatcaCTCTTGTTTAAAAGCTTGCGCTTCTAACTGATGAACTACACATCTAGCGGCGCTGTCATTAGGGGGAGTAAATCTTTTGTCATGGGAGGGGAGGAAGAGATGAGGTAGGTGGGGGCCTCTTGGCTGAAACCTCTATAAACAAGTGAGGGAGGGAGTCAGTGAGCCATGCTGAGCAACAATAACAttgttattttcatatttcatatgcCTTCCTTTATTCTCACGTCCACAATTCAACTCTTAAATTTGCATAATGTTCAACTAAcaaaattgatttaattaaagaCCGTTAAGATGTTAATAAGTATCAAATGCCTAATGTGaaagtttatgattaaaaacttcatttatatattaattagtaAATTTATTTCTTATTGGTGTAAGCATGTTACTGGTTTTAAAAATCCCAAATTTGCCAAAGTGTTTCAAGAAAATCTAAagaataatttagatttttcaaCTTCCAAGGGAGCCCCAGGAtcactatttttgtttaaattaatattaattattattattgattctataaaaacaatataattgtAATCTGAATCCAAATgccaaaaaacacacaaatacaagaTGTTCTTTTTTGGAAGAACATTCTTGAAATGTCTGGAATTACAAAATTTATCGTGGTTACTTATgttaatatatcaatatattaatCAATTTGTTAATTTAAGCTTTAAAGCAAGCAGCTTTGTCATAATTAGGGgtagaaatactgaaaatatcttATATAAGGGGTCCTTCAAATGTTGTGTCGGACAATGAGGAATCTTTGAGttaaaaggttgagaaccactaaACTACAATGCGCCTTAGcaacagcctagcaaccatctTGAACACCATAATGCAGGAGTGTGATGGGATAATCGGTCTAGTAACTGCATAACAGATGACTTTGTTGAGTCAACATTCAGTGTTTATCTTGACAAAATTTCATTTTCTAGTTAAAGTCTGCACTGCCATGTACGCGCCTCAGCGTTTCAGGTCATGTGGAGAGACGTATGGAGAAATGTCCGTCTCTGCACACACTATTCTGAGTCATCACATGTCGTTTTAGGCGTGAGGCTGTTCTGCACATCTGGCTTTAATTGAGCTCAGAGTTGCACCTCTCTCgccttctctttttctctcttctgcGTCTCCCAGTTTAAGGCGTTTGTCTTGGCTCTCTGCACGTGTGCGCACATGAGGTGCTCTCTGTTCTACCGGAAATGGAGGAAATAGTTTCACCACTGGTTCTGTGTGAGACAAAGGGACGGCACCATGCTAAGGCAGTAACATTCGTTCAAGAGGCCCCCGCTGCAGTATAGGTCATAGCCGCTTGCTTCAGTGTGGAGCAGGAAATTGTAAGCCAGCGTTATAAAAGATGAGGCCGACAGTGAGAGCTTAATTTTATAAGTGTGAAAATTTCATcctaaaatcaaaagaaaaaaaataagcataATAATTACAGTTGAAGGAAGTCTctcatgctcatcaaggctgcatttattttatgcagtgaagacagtaatgttgtgaaatattattacaatttaaataactgtttctgttgtaatatgacaaatgtaatttattcatgtgtaGGCACAGCTATGTCatagtgctcaagaaacttttcttgtcaatgttcaaaacagttgtgccgtttaaaagttttgtgtaaacggtgatttttaattatttatttttttcaggatactttgatgaatagaaagttaaaaagaacatcttttgtaatattgtaagTCTTTtaaagtcacttttgatcaattgaatgcatcctgaataaaagtaaaaatgtcttTTGAAGGGTACTGCTACTGtatactttttaaagaaaactagGATCATTAAGATAATTCATAATTTATGTTATGATAACTATTAAAAGATATTCTGAGAGTAAGGATGCACCATTTTCATGTACGCACAGACGGGGTGTATTTTATgcttaatgtttaattattacaattctataatattttgtctaaatgaaAACACTAAAGACTgaaatcagtcattttaaatactacaagtgaatttatttattacagcaTTATATTGTACAGTGAAAAATTGTCATTAGATATTTGCTAAAGGTTACAttaggtttttaaaaaataactttgcATGATTAATATAAATTTGCTTTCAgctgacttttttctttctatgtTTAAGGTGGCTCAAGCTGAACTCCAAGGCTGGTCGGAAGGAGAAAGAGCGGGGCGAGCTGCAGGTCACCGTCCAGTTCACCCGCAACAACATGACCGCTAGCATGTACGATCTGACCATAAAGGACAAGCCCCGTTCTGCATTTGGAAAGCTGAAGGACCGCGTCACAGGAAGAAAGAGAGCAGACGTGGAGTCCTCCTCTGCCATTTTACCTGGCCGCTACGCCGCCCTATCAGGGGCTGTAGGTCCTCCCTTTGCAGGAGACGGTGGACCAGATGAGCCGGGCGAGGAAGAGGGGGTCGATGTACACCGGAGCAAGGTGAAAGACTTCTTCCTTAAGGGGAAACTTCGCAAGAATTCAGACACACGGTCGTGTTCGTCATTGGCGTCAGACAGTAGCATGGCATCCTCCGCCGGGGATCCATTCGTCTCGGTAGAGCTGTGCAGGACACCCATCTACAGCAGCAGAGTGATGGAGCCCTTCCGAATGGACACTGAAAGTGGGATAAAAGGTCAGTTGTGGGCTCCATTTGATAGTTTATGTCAACCCTAGTGTTGTTCTAAACTCGTATGAGTTTCTTTATTCTGTGCATcatatttaaagatatttttaaaaatgtttcaacaGTTTTTGTGCATACAATCGAAGTCATTGGGGTCCAAAACAGCATCGGacccactgactttcactgTGTGCACAAAAACAACCttgagacatttttcaaaatatcttctcttgtgtttcacaaatgaaagaaagtcaaacatGTTTGGAATCTTTAAAACCTCTCCTCAAATGGATGGTTTGGGCCATACTGATCTTTGTCTgtatcctttctttctttctcttctctctGTGACCTTTGTCTTTAAAGTGATGACTCACAAGCGTGCACACAGTGATGAAGCCAGTAAGATCACAGGTGTTCCTCATCCCAGCCCTGCTGTGGAAAACCTAAAAGGCCAAAATATGCCGCTCTCCAAATCAACACTCTGCATCAACGGTAGCCATATCTACTCATCCGAGCCTGTCAGCCCCAAGAGTCCAAGCACCATCCCGGCCAAGCGCTCCCTGCTGGAGAAATGTGCACCCCTTTCTCGCTCTCTCCAGAATCTGACCCGACGTGGTGAAGACTCGCAGAAGAGCGATGGGAGGCGTTGGTCCATTGAAAAGAGCAAGAAGGATGACAGTGAGGCAGATGGAGCTCAGAGTCAGACCCAAGGAGCCGCCACCTCAGAGGGAAAGCCAGTGCAGGCCGCTGGACCTGTGGAAGTGGTGGATAAAGGAAAAAAGCTGAGGAAAACTCTGTTTTCTAGCGGGCGGAGTGACTCTCTCCCAGCCAAGCCAGAGCAGAGCCAGGTTTCTGCTCCTCTTGAGGGCAGACGCAGAGGATGGTTTGGCTCCGGTGACTCCCAGAACAAGCCAAGGTGAGTGAAGGCCAAGCAAGGCTACTAGGTTTTATGTTACAGTACAACAGATGTCTGACTTTGCTTATGTATCAGTATCATCAATAGCAGTTCCCCAGGATCTGTATGTTTATTGTCAGATGTTCTTCTAAAGAGATACTTTGTTTTTAAGTGAATGGCTTTGAATGTCAGCCTGCATTTTGGTCCTCAGAGAATATTCTTAGAAAAAGGAGTGTTTGAGTTTGCTGATGCAACAGTTACTGCAGCAGCTTTTTACGTCTCAGTCCTTTATATTGCTCTTGGTATGCAGAACATAGGTCAAGAGATGTTTGGTAATCTCTTTCAACGAATTTGTTGAAGCATTCAAAAACATCAGCTATTTTTATAAGAAATGTCCACTTACAATAAATTGATTGATTTATGTACTTTTTTATTAGTTCACATTTcagtaattcatttaattttttttttattcatcagcatgatttattttttttgacacATTCAGCTATTTCTTATAGTTTACACccgttttatttttgttagacTTAGGAGTGGGCGATATGACATCTTAATTAGTACTTTTATGTCATGATAACAATATATGTCAAAAATTGATGTAGTTATTTTTTTGCTTGAAATAAGTTtgctttaataaaattttagaTGACATTGAAAATTTAGAATTACACATTATGCACAATACTATCTTAACTAATAAAGATAAGTTCTCAAGCTTAGTGGAAACAAGTAAACAACTAActacaataaaacaaagaaaaaaatgaaatagcaCCTTTTTAAGTATCTTTGTCAATAAATCAGTCAAATGTACAATAAAACACTGCACAATCTTCACTGTATCAATTAAATATACAGGGATTattattaaagctacaaaagtagTTCATTCAAGATCAGTGAGTGCTTTCTCTTGTTTCGTTTTTTTCCCATTGTTTgattaaaagacattaaatgaCACAGACAGCAGGTATACAGGTATTATGCTGCTGTCACTTTAGGACCTAAAACGCATACATCATACAACATATTGATACACATCCCATTTTCTCCCAACTGTCTATATTCACTAAAAACATAACCAACTGCGTTGATGTGAATAAACCAGTATTGCCAAGACTGGTATTGTCTCATAACTTATACTCATAACTATTACTGAACATTTGACAATTTAAGCAAAATAAACCATGAAAAAGATTGTAATTCAGTACTCATGCTGTGTGAAATGGGGAAACAAAACTGAATTCTTTCATGTCTTATGTCTTATTGTGcttgaatgttttaaaattgcTTAAGTTTAAACTGGCAAGGcttaaaatgcatgcaaatagTAAACTTTTTAAAGGCAACACAACATCAAAACATCACTTTAGCATAATCACACTAGAGATGATGATCCGAGATTTATACCGTTTGTTAAATTTGTACCTGTTTATCATGTTTACAGGTATATCACCCACCCCTAGTTAGAGTTTATAGGCTGACAGGAAATGTATTTTCTCCCCTTTTGTTCCTGCTAAGCTATTTATATAAGAACAGTGTGCAAGCTGGTCAAAACATGCCAGACACGTCCGatcaaaacatgaacaaatttgAATCCAAAGACAGTTTCTCTTCTATTAAGAGGTGTCTCTGTAATAGCAAAGAACTGTCTCTCTCCCCTCCCCACTCATAGTTAGATTTTATGGCCCATTGCACACTATGACTAAGAGGACTACTTGTGCCTTCCCTCCACAGGCTGGGAGTCTCTCCTAAGGTAGAGAGCAGCTCAGACACCCCCTGTCAGATCCCTTGCTCCCCCAGTCAGCCCCCGTGCTCTCTTCCCCTCGGTTGCACTACTAGCTCGGTGTCTCCCCCTAGTGGCAATCACACCAACCCATTCACCCACCCTTCTCCAACACCCCCTTCCATCTCTCCCTCCAACCCTTTCCTCACTCGACTACAGCAAAACCCCTTTTTTGAGGATCTTATAGCCGAGGAAGCCCTAAAGTCTCCGACTGCTGGCTACTGTTCTCTTAATTCCAGTCTTTATCATTATCCAGTCGGATGCAGTCCCCTCCATAATGGAGCACAGAACAAAATGTATGCAATAAAACGGGAAAGACCCAGAAGTATGTCCAGACAGAGATCTCTTCCGGCTATTATGCCTGAGACACCATATCGAAACTCAAACACTAATCCAACCCACTCTCTGTCTGAGAGGGTTGGGGAATGGGATGATTTTGAAGCATTTGCCACCAGCCGGCTCAAATCACCAAGTGGGACTCCAACCAGACCTCCATCGGCACCGTTTCTCTCACACGTACCAAATACAAACCAGTGTGTAAACAGCAAAGCGAACATTGGTTTAAGGGTCGATGAAGTTGACATGGGTGTTTCAAGGCCATGGGATCTTCCTCCTCTACCACCACGTAGACCCATGAGGACCCAAGGGATCACCACGGACAGCTGGTTGGAAAGAGCCCAGGAGCTTGCTGTGCAGAAAGAGGCCTGCTTCCTTTCCCAGACTGACTTTGCCTCCCTTCAGCGTGTGAGAGATGGAGACGTGAAGAGGAACTCTCAGATTTTATGTTCAGATAAAGAGTTGCACCATATTTCTTCAGTAGGGTGTAACCAGATGGATGCAGAGTTGCACAGCGGTATCAGACTGAACGAATTCATGGGTGGGGAAGCAAGGGGTCATGATTTTGCCACAAACAACAATGCTAACGGCTCACCGAATGGTTTCGGTGAAGATACACTCGGAAGTTCTGAATGTGAGTACTCGGTTCCTGAAACTCTGTGTTTCCCATCTGACTGGGAAACCACAGTGACCGAATCACTTTGCAGTTCACTTCAGACCCAACTGAAACACGATTCAGAATTGTCCTGTGAAATAAAGGTCTCCAATGAACAACAATGCAAGACTAAAACTGATGGCGTGGGTTTGTTGACCCTCTCACCTAGAGATTCGAACAACAATACAGAAAGTACTTCAGAGTTTGCTTTTATTGATTCTGGAAGTTCACCGTCTGAGTTGCAACCACCTTTTGAAATTTGTAAAGATGGTGTTAAATCATCCAAAGATTGTTCAGGTTTGCACTCGAATGGTTCCTCGCCTCCCAGATGCTCCCCAGGATTACCAGAGGATATATTGTGCAGAATGGCATCAGAGTTGGAGATGTTTTCACCAAAAATCACCCGTAGTAATATCACATCAAATTTGTCTGACTCACAAAACCATAATCATTGCTCGTCACCTTTTGAGAAATCTTGTGAAGAACTGGGAGGACAGAAAGTTGACGCTTGTGAACACCAAAACACTGCTTCAGACCTTAACTGTGAGTCTCACAACATGGCTGATGTTCTCCTCAACAAAGACAACACTGTGACAATGCAAATCAAACAAGAGGTAGCAAAAGACAATGACTTGCTCACTACGCATGATGATAAGGAGCATAATCATTTAACAGAAGGTAACCTGAACTCTGAAGTCTGCTTCTCAAAGAACAACGAGGTCGAGGAATCTTGTTTGACGCTGGAGGAACAAATAAGCTTCGAGGACTTGCATGCTAGAGTAGCTCCAAGAAACTCCAGAAGCCCTTATAAAACGGAAGTCAGATCAGCCCGCATCAGACCGCGCTCACCCAAAACCGTCTCGGGTGGCGATTCGCTCCCAGGCTCTCCTCATCCTACGTCAGATCTCATTTTGCATGGTCCTTCCCCTTCACCCACCCCATTAGCTGCTACTAATTCCTGTCTCCACCCTGACCCTGCCCTTCCTGTGAACCCCCCAATCAAGCTACCCAGCATGGGTTCCACATGCTCCTCCACCACCCAGCCCCACGTTGACGCACCGCTCTCCCTCTCACCTGAGGAGACACAGCCAGCTAACGTCCTCCTGCCCCATGAGGAGAGCAGGTGAGACCTCACTGCCTTTAAAAGCGCACTCACCTCTGCTCTCACCTGAGAAATGACCTCATTCTCTCTCACAGGTGCACTAAGACAGGCTCATAAATGCTCTCACATATCTTGGCCTAGAACAAACTTTGTTTTTGCACTCACAGCTTGCTATAATTCGGTCTTTGACaaatgtgtaaatgcatttttccgGCACCATCTCTCTTATGTTTCCTCTTGGTTTGCTCATGCTGCATTACTTTTAGTTCTTTCATTTTTCATCTTTGCTTTTCTGTTGCTTCTTTCAGCCTTCATTCTGTTTTAGCAGCAACACATTCCTTTGTAGAGGTAACTAAAGTTAGATGACAGTTGTACTGTATGCATCCTAGTGTTCATGAGAGGTTTGATGCGAGATGTCGACTGTATCATCATGAGGGCTGACTGACTGTTAGTACCTAAAGAgacaaaaatcataaagaagatgCTTCTCAAAGTGCTTCTAGACAGTATTGATATTGAATTGCTTGAgacttgagaaaaaaaaaactttttgaagTGACAGCGTcttcaattaaatttttatttatctgaAGGACTTCGGTTTAATATATTTCACTTTTGTTTTAgtgatttcagtacttcagctttttcttttttatgttatattttccatttaatatttacagttatttcaccttatttcaattaatgaattattatttttaactttaacttttagTTAATATTGACAACACTGCTAAGAGAAGATCTCCAAACAAGTTTTTGCTTAAATGAAAGATAACTAAGGACTGAGTCTCTTGAGATATGAAAAAGCAACTCAGAGtgataaaatagtttttttcatTACTTTTTAACCATTGCTTCCTCAACTGTGCACTATTGCTTTTGCTATACTAACTCATCAGGAAGTTAATAAACATTATATCTAAAAAATGACttaaagaaaaagtaaaagatGCTTACAAAGTACCAATTAAACCATGATGAAAGGCCTAGGTCAATGTAAATACTTAATTTATCTTCTTTTTGCACCGCTGTACAGCCCTCACCCAGTGAAGCCCTTGACCAACACGACTCTACAGGGAGAGAAGAAACCTGAAAGCCGCTCAGTGCTGGAGAAACTCAAGTCCACCATCAACCCAGGACGAGCTGCACCATCCACCACTGCTGAGGATGAGAAAAACCAGGTACTGGAagtttaaaggtgctgtaagcAAAGTTTTTACCTTATAGCACTCCctactaaaatagtattttatttatattaataatttccttacaaatagcattttaatgttactttaaaatattgaaatatttaaaaaaatatatatatatattttcccacACAGTAAAATTGGTCTTTATATAGAAAAGTAAATGATAGCCATTCTACAATGTAGTGGTCCGTGGAATCCAGATTTTTCTGCTTGTCagtcattttaaagggatagttcacccaaaaatgaaaattctgtcatgaattactcaccctcatgtcgttccaaacctgtaagaccttcgttcatcttcataacacaaattaagatatttttgatgaattccgagagctctctacAGAAACTTAGCAAagagatcgttaaaataatccatgtgacatcagtggttcaaccgtaattttacgaagctacgagaatgctttttgtgcacaaagaaaacaaaaataacgacacTATTCAATAATTCGTCTGCTCCGCGTCACCCTATAGCACCATTTTAGAGAGCAtccactgaacgtaaacaacgtatgctgttCTATGTCGGCAGCACCACGCGGAAACGTTGTTTTCGTTCAGATCAAAGCATAAACAATGTATCTGCGTGGTGCTCCCGACacagcatacgttgtttactTTCAGTGGATCCTGTCCAAAAGAGACAAATTGCTTAATATGTCgttactttttgtgtgcaaagagaacaaaaatattcttgtagctttttaaaattgtggttaaaccactgatgtcacatggattatttctGGACTTTGATCGTGGTagtatccttgctgtctatggagggtcagaaaactatcttaatttgtgttccgaagatgaacaaaggtcttaggggtttgaaacgacattaGGTtgagaaattttcattttagggtgaactatccctttaaacataGGTCTAATTTAGGCTGATTAGTAAAACTGCTAACATTTCACAGCACCTATAAGGAGCTGGAAGACACGCTTTGACCCAGGTTCTGGAAAAGTGGAATCAGCAAACAGATTACAAGCAGACACTGAAACAAGCATATTGATATGAGACTTGTGCTGATtgcactaataaaaatattgaaagaaCGCACAAGTGATCAAAGATCAGCTGAAGTGTTTAATGAAGTAGCTTTGGTTCATTATTCTCTACATGACACAGTACCTCATTACTGTTCTTCTCATGACTGTGTACCTGTTTCCTGTGCAGCTGGCTCTGATGGAGGCTCGGGCTCAGTACCAGAACATGACGAACATGGAGCTGATAGCCCTGCTGCTTCAGCAGGAAATGGACGTCAAGAAACAGCGGGCTGAAACTGAGGTGCAGGTGGCGTTATTGGAGAAACGTGAGGCTGAACTGAAGAAGATGAAGGTTCAGGTCAGAGACCTGGAGGACTACATTGACAAGCTGCTGGTGCGCATCATGGAACAGACCCCGACCTTGCTGCAGGTACGCGCCAGACCAAAATGACTACAGTGAGTGACCTGCTCCGTCCAGAGAACACCTCATATTGATCTAAAGCCATTTGTGATGCTCTATTAAGTTTCAAAACTGCCAGATTCACGTAGACACGATAAACTTAGCTTTGCATGCTTCTTACTGGATTTCCAAATCCACAATCATTGAGGTTTAGCATACTCCTAGTCATGCTATGAGCACAAGGCAGtggttaaaagttttaaaaaagtatgtatAATTAGATTTTGTCGATCACATGTAGATGTAAATGTTCATAGAATCTATGTCTTCTTTATAAATATGCTAATTTCCATAATAGGAAATAAGTTCTGGGATCTTGATGCATTCAGAATGTCTCTAAAGTTATACAAATCCACAAATGCAAGTAAAAAAGCACTGCCTTTATTAATTGACGACTTTAAACTTTAACACTCATCTTTCCTCATAATTGGACGTATTtggaacaaaattataaaataacactaaaaacAAAACTTCCCCGGAAACTTCTCAACTAATGCGTCAAACTTCCATATCTCAGTCCTGTCCATATTTCAAGAAAATATTGTTTCAGATTTATTGACATGGTATTAAAACTAATATGTAACACTGTTCAAGATGAATCCagagatttaaaaacattaatatttaatacataatatGTAGTCTAATACACCTTGTCTAAGTTGATGTAAAATACTGCTTTAaatagtattatgtaaataataaaaaagaaattctTGATAGCTTTAAAAGCACCTTAATGCGCATTATGCAAAACCGTTGTGCTTGAGCCAGTCAGCTTTGCCTCATAGAAACCGCTGATATTAGTGCATGCTCCCTTCCATCAAGCACTCGCACAAAAGCAGAGAGTGTCTCTGCAAACATGTAAGCTATGCAATACAACCTGCTAAACTGTAGCTTGAATTCATATATGCTACACAAAATATATCCATGAAGCCTTAGCACTGCAGCATACTTAGATCACTGCTAAAGTAGCAAATTTAGTGATATGCAAATGCCTAAGCTTTCTAAACCACAAAAACGATGGAAGAtctgttgtttgttttactgcATTATAACTTCATCGTGTTCGAGTGGCTTTATGATTTTCTCTGATATTCATTCTGTGTTTTATACCATTGATTTGTTCTGTTTTCAAAGATAAAGTTACGTGTGACTTTTGTTCATTATACAGTATTCAGTGTTTTCTTGGTTGATGTTTCCTGATTTATTAGGCTGATGAAAATGACATTCTGTCACACAAGAACATCAGTTCTTTGTCTCAGGATTGGACGTAAAGAAAGTACAGGGTTCCTGTTAATTTTGTTGACTCAAGGCATCAATTGTTTTGTGTATCACCAACAATACatcctgggaaaaaaaaaaatatatatatataaaacgttTTTTTAGTTTGAGTTTCAGCATGTGTTACAGGAAAGAACCATGTATCACTGTGATTCTAGATTGTTGCTGATTCATTTTGCCTTTTAATCTCTATTTTGCAATGTGCCTCTGTggatttatttacaacattcacatttgtattttttattttgttttatttattgctaaTTATTTCAAACAGCTTCATTTTCaaagttatttgaaaataaagttttcaaaTCATTTGCAGTGTTTTTGTTCGAGTTCTTTACATGAATGACTTGTAGACAGGCCTGTATGGGTTTATGAGATTTGTGCTGAACAGCATGCTGGTTCTCACACCAACATTAACAATCACAGTAGTTATATATTGCATTACCACTGGGTGGCACTACCGCAC harbors:
- the rab11fip5b gene encoding rab11 family-interacting protein 1 isoform X3, producing MNRKLKRTSFVILWLKLNSKAGRKEKERGELQVTVQFTRNNMTASMYDLTIKDKPRSAFGKLKDRVTGRKRADVESSSAILPGRYAALSGAVGPPFAGDGGPDEPGEEEGVDVHRSKVKDFFLKGKLRKNSDTRSCSSLASDSSMASSAGDPFVSVELCRTPIYSSRVMEPFRMDTESGIKVMTHKRAHSDEASKITGVPHPSPAVENLKGQNMPLSKSTLCINGSHIYSSEPVSPKSPSTIPAKRSLLEKCAPLSRSLQNLTRRGEDSQKSDGRRWSIEKSKKDDSEADGAQSQTQGAATSEGKPVQAAGPVEVVDKGKKLRKTLFSSGRSDSLPAKPEQSQVSAPLEGRRRGWFGSGDSQNKPRLGVSPKVESSSDTPCQIPCSPSQPPCSLPLGCTTSSVSPPSGNHTNPFTHPSPTPPSISPSNPFLTRLQQNPFFEDLIAEEALKSPTAGYCSLNSSLYHYPVGCSPLHNGAQNKMYAIKRERPRSMSRQRSLPAIMPETPYRNSNTNPTHSLSERVGEWDDFEAFATSRLKSPSGTPTRPPSAPFLSHVPNTNQCVNSKANIGLRVDEVDMGVSRPWDLPPLPPRRPMRTQGITTDSWLERAQELAVQKEACFLSQTDFASLQRVRDGDVKRNSQILCSDKELHHISSVGCNQMDAELHSGIRLNEFMGGEARGHDFATNNNANGSPNGFGEDTLGSSECEYSVPETLCFPSDWETTVTESLCSSLQTQLKHDSELSCEIKVSNEQQCKTKTDGVGLLTLSPRDSNNNTESTSEFAFIDSGSSPSELQPPFEICKDGVKSSKDCSGLHSNGSSPPRCSPGLPEDILCRMASELEMFSPKITRSNITSNLSDSQNHNHCSSPFEKSCEELGGQKVDACEHQNTASDLNCESHNMADVLLNKDNTVTMQIKQEVAKDNDLLTTHDDKEHNHLTEGNLNSEVCFSKNNEVEESCLTLEEQISFEDLHARVAPRNSRSPYKTEVRSARIRPRSPKTVSGGDSLPGSPHPTSDLILHGPSPSPTPLAATNSCLHPDPALPVNPPIKLPSMGSTCSSTTQPHVDAPLSLSPEETQPANVLLPHEESSPHPVKPLTNTTLQGEKKPESRSVLEKLKSTINPGRAAPSTTAEDEKNQLALMEARAQYQNMTNMELIALLLQQEMDVKKQRAETEVQVALLEKREAELKKMKVQVRDLEDYIDKLLVRIMEQTPTLLQADENDILSHKNISSLSQDWT
- the rab11fip5b gene encoding rab11 family-interacting protein 1 isoform X1, whose amino-acid sequence is MPLISLDDDEQRWVPTHVNVTVLRARGLRTKGKQGSRYIYTIIQVGKEKYTTGLVEKAEEPQWGEECSFELLPGLLEAGGMSSNLVLTVMHRVLIGLDVFLGQAVIPLDKVFQDGMCPRNEWLKLNSKAGRKEKERGELQVTVQFTRNNMTASMYDLTIKDKPRSAFGKLKDRVTGRKRADVESSSAILPGRYAALSGAVGPPFAGDGGPDEPGEEEGVDVHRSKVKDFFLKGKLRKNSDTRSCSSLASDSSMASSAGDPFVSVELCRTPIYSSRVMEPFRMDTESGIKVMTHKRAHSDEASKITGVPHPSPAVENLKGQNMPLSKSTLCINGSHIYSSEPVSPKSPSTIPAKRSLLEKCAPLSRSLQNLTRRGEDSQKSDGRRWSIEKSKKDDSEADGAQSQTQGAATSEGKPVQAAGPVEVVDKGKKLRKTLFSSGRSDSLPAKPEQSQVSAPLEGRRRGWFGSGDSQNKPRLGVSPKVESSSDTPCQIPCSPSQPPCSLPLGCTTSSVSPPSGNHTNPFTHPSPTPPSISPSNPFLTRLQQNPFFEDLIAEEALKSPTAGYCSLNSSLYHYPVGCSPLHNGAQNKMYAIKRERPRSMSRQRSLPAIMPETPYRNSNTNPTHSLSERVGEWDDFEAFATSRLKSPSGTPTRPPSAPFLSHVPNTNQCVNSKANIGLRVDEVDMGVSRPWDLPPLPPRRPMRTQGITTDSWLERAQELAVQKEACFLSQTDFASLQRVRDGDVKRNSQILCSDKELHHISSVGCNQMDAELHSGIRLNEFMGGEARGHDFATNNNANGSPNGFGEDTLGSSECEYSVPETLCFPSDWETTVTESLCSSLQTQLKHDSELSCEIKVSNEQQCKTKTDGVGLLTLSPRDSNNNTESTSEFAFIDSGSSPSELQPPFEICKDGVKSSKDCSGLHSNGSSPPRCSPGLPEDILCRMASELEMFSPKITRSNITSNLSDSQNHNHCSSPFEKSCEELGGQKVDACEHQNTASDLNCESHNMADVLLNKDNTVTMQIKQEVAKDNDLLTTHDDKEHNHLTEGNLNSEVCFSKNNEVEESCLTLEEQISFEDLHARVAPRNSRSPYKTEVRSARIRPRSPKTVSGGDSLPGSPHPTSDLILHGPSPSPTPLAATNSCLHPDPALPVNPPIKLPSMGSTCSSTTQPHVDAPLSLSPEETQPANVLLPHEESSPHPVKPLTNTTLQGEKKPESRSVLEKLKSTINPGRAAPSTTAEDEKNQLALMEARAQYQNMTNMELIALLLQQEMDVKKQRAETEVQVALLEKREAELKKMKVQVRDLEDYIDKLLVRIMEQTPTLLQADENDILSHKNISSLSQDWT